TAACGGACTGGCGCACACGCCTGCGCGACTGGGCCGATGAAGTCGACCTGACGCCCGATCTAGGCCAGCGCGTCGGCAGTCTCACCTGGTTCCGGGGCCTCGCCACCTGCTTCGGCCTCTGCGCCACCGCCCTCTATCTTTCGCCCGCCTTCCAGCCGATTCCCGGATTGCCCGGCCCGCGCCTGAGCGACGCGCATTATGACGAAGTGCGCAGTCAGATGATCACGCCGCTCGCGCTCGGCGCGGACAGCGGTCGTCATATGGGCGCGACCGATGCGGTGCAGCCGCTGCGTGAAACGCCCGAACGCCCGCAGATAGAGCTCAGCGCCCAGATCGGCAGCAGTGATACGCTGGCCCGCGCCCTGTCGCGCGCCGGGGTCAGCGGCGGCGACGTCGCGACGATCACGTCCATGGTCGGTGGCGACATCAGCGAAGGGGGGAAGCCCGGCACGCGACTCGATATCGTCCTGGGTCGCCGCGCCAGCCGCGACCGGCCCCGTCCGCTCGACAAGCTGGCTTTCCGCGCCCGGCTGGACCTGGGTCTGGAACTGACGCGGGCAGGGGGCGTGCTCTCGGTCAAGCGCATACCCATCCGCGTCGACGATACGCCGCTGCGCATCCAGGGGGTGGTCGGCGACAGCATCTATCGATCGGCCCGCGCCGCAGGGGCACCGCCCAAGGCGGTGCAGGCGTTCCTCCGCGTCATTGCGGGGCAGGTGGACCTGGGCGGCATAGCCGCTGGCGACCGCTATGACATCGTCACCGCATATCGCCGCGCGGAAACCGGGGATGTGGAGGTCGGCGACCTGCTCTATGCCGGGCTGAAGCGCGCGCGTGGCAAGTCGGTCGACATGCTCAAATGGACTAAGGACGGCCGCACCGAATGGTTCGAGGCGTCCGGCGTCGGCGAACGACGCGGCGTCCTGTCCGCGCCCGTTTCCGGTCGCATGTCGTCGGGCTATGGTCAGCGCCGCCATCCGATATTGGGCTATACCCGCATGCACGCCGGTATCGATTTCGCCGCCCGCTACGGTTCGCCCATCTATGCCGTGACCGATGGCGTGGTCGCCTTTGCCGGGCGGCATGGCGGCCATGGCAATTATGTCCGTATCCAGCATGGCGGGGGGCTTGCCACCGGCTACGCCCATATGAGCCGTATTGCCGCAGCGCCGGGTCAACGGGTGCGGCGCGGCCAAGTGATCGGCTATGTCGGATCGACCGGGCTGTCGACCGGCCCGCATCTCCATTACGAACTCTATCGCAACGGCGCGACGGTCAATCCGCTGTCGGTGAAGTTCACCACCACCGCGCAACTGGCAGGCGCGGAACTGTCCGCCTTCCGCGCCCGGCTGGCGCAATATCAGGGGTTGCGCGTGGGGACGCATGACGCGTTCGCGCAAAAGGCGGAGGCAGGGCCGACCGCATCGGGCAAGTAAGTCCCTTTCCGTAAAGGGCAGGCTCGGCTAACGCACGGCGATGACTGGTTCGATCACCGCCATCCTGCTTGCAGGCGCTCGCCCCATAGCCGATCCGCTCGCCATCGCGGCGGGCGTTCCAGTTAAGCCGCTCGTGCCTGTGGGCGGCGAACCCATGATCAACCGACCCGCCCGCGCCCTGTTGGCGCATGCCGCCATCGATCGCGTCATCATCCTGACCCAGGCCCCCGAATATTTTGCCGCCGATCCCGCCACCGCCTGGCTCGCCAGCGATCCGCGCGTCCGGTTCGAACGGGGTGGGCAGGGGATTGCCTCATCGCTGCTGGGGTTGCTGGAAGCGGACGACCTGCCTTTCCCCATCCTGCTGACCACCGCAGACCATGTGCTGCTGGACGCCGCGATGCTGGACCAGTTCGTCGGGCAAGCGACCGGTGCGGACATCGCCGTCGCCATGGTCGAGCGCGCCACGTTGCTGGCGCGCTATCCGCAGTCGCGCCGGACCTGGCTTAAATTCCGCGACGGCTGGTGGTCCGGCGCGAACATCTTCTGGTTCGGCAGCGCCAAGGCCCGTCCCATCATCGCGCTGTGGCAGGAAATGGAGCAGGATCGCAAGAAGGGCTGGAAAATATTGGCCGCTTTCGGGCCGTTCGCCCTGATCGGCGCACTGCTGCGCATGCTGACCCTGCGCGGCGGGATCGCGCGGAGCGGCCGCAAATTCGGGCTGACCGCGCGGCTGGTGGCGATGGATAGTCCGGAAGCCTGCATCGACGCGGACAAGCCGGAGGACGTGACGCTGATCGAGGCGATCCTGCGCACATAGCGTCGTATGGGGCCGTTACTTCCGAAAACGCTCCGCCGCCGCGCAGGCCAATTGGTCGGCGCGCTCGTTTTCCGGGTGGCCGGCATGGCCCTTGACCCATTGCCACGTCACCTGATGCGGCGCGATGGCCTTCACCAGCGCCTGCCAGATTTCGACATTCTTGACCGGCTTGTTGTCGGCGGTCCGCCAGCCGCGTTTCTGCCAGCCGAAAATCCATTTGGTGATGCCGTCCAGCACATATTTGCTGTCGGTATAAAGCGTCACGCGGCAAGGTTTCTTGAGCATATTGAGCGCCTCGACCGCCGCCATCATCTCCATGCGGTTATTGGTAGTCTGCGCTTCGCCGCCCGAAATTTCCTTCTCCGTCGCGCCGAAACGCAGCACGGCCCCCCAGCCGCCGGGGCCGGGATTGCCCTTGCAGGCGCCGTCTGTGAAAATCTCTACGGTGGGGAGGTCGGTCATTGAAGCGAAAACCTATATTTCCGTTCGCCCTGAGCTTGTCGAAGGGCCATTCTTCTTTGAAGAAGAGAAGGGCTTCGACAGGCTCAGCCCGAACGGGATCATGTCTATCGGCCCAGCAATGCCGCTGGTTCGGCGCTGGCATAGAAGTCCAGCCGGCGCAGATAGGCGAGCGGGTCTTTGCGCGTCACCAGCGCATCGGCGGGTGTGTTGATCCAGTCATAGGCGCGCGTTAGCAGAAAGCGGAGCGCCGCGCCCCGGCACAATAGGGGGAAGGCGGCGCGCTCGGCATCGCTCAATCCATGCGCCTCCGCATAGCCAGCGCCGAT
This window of the Sphingobium sp. CR2-8 genome carries:
- a CDS encoding M23 family metallopeptidase; the protein is MSLWMADSLARAPAAALTDWRTRLRDWADEVDLTPDLGQRVGSLTWFRGLATCFGLCATALYLSPAFQPIPGLPGPRLSDAHYDEVRSQMITPLALGADSGRHMGATDAVQPLRETPERPQIELSAQIGSSDTLARALSRAGVSGGDVATITSMVGGDISEGGKPGTRLDIVLGRRASRDRPRPLDKLAFRARLDLGLELTRAGGVLSVKRIPIRVDDTPLRIQGVVGDSIYRSARAAGAPPKAVQAFLRVIAGQVDLGGIAAGDRYDIVTAYRRAETGDVEVGDLLYAGLKRARGKSVDMLKWTKDGRTEWFEASGVGERRGVLSAPVSGRMSSGYGQRRHPILGYTRMHAGIDFAARYGSPIYAVTDGVVAFAGRHGGHGNYVRIQHGGGLATGYAHMSRIAAAPGQRVRRGQVIGYVGSTGLSTGPHLHYELYRNGATVNPLSVKFTTTAQLAGAELSAFRARLAQYQGLRVGTHDAFAQKAEAGPTASGK
- a CDS encoding nucleotidyltransferase family protein, whose translation is MTGSITAILLAGARPIADPLAIAAGVPVKPLVPVGGEPMINRPARALLAHAAIDRVIILTQAPEYFAADPATAWLASDPRVRFERGGQGIASSLLGLLEADDLPFPILLTTADHVLLDAAMLDQFVGQATGADIAVAMVERATLLARYPQSRRTWLKFRDGWWSGANIFWFGSAKARPIIALWQEMEQDRKKGWKILAAFGPFALIGALLRMLTLRGGIARSGRKFGLTARLVAMDSPEACIDADKPEDVTLIEAILRT
- the rnhA gene encoding ribonuclease HI; the protein is MTDLPTVEIFTDGACKGNPGPGGWGAVLRFGATEKEISGGEAQTTNNRMEMMAAVEALNMLKKPCRVTLYTDSKYVLDGITKWIFGWQKRGWRTADNKPVKNVEIWQALVKAIAPHQVTWQWVKGHAGHPENERADQLACAAAERFRK